Proteins co-encoded in one Gemmatimonadaceae bacterium genomic window:
- a CDS encoding protein kinase, producing MQMTDAFSTALADRYAVERLIGEGGMAKVYLARDLRHHRRVALKVLRPDLGAVVGVDRFQAEIQVTANLQHPNLLPLFDSGVAGEMLFYVMPYVEGESLRARIEREKQLPVDEAIRISTAIAGALDYAHRQGVVHRDLKPENILLQEGQPLVADFGIALAISNAGGSRITQTGLSLGTPQYMSPEQATGDRAIDARTDIYSLGALTYEMLTGEPPHVGSTSQAIIARVLTERPRSIRATRPSVPEQVEASVDCALEKLPADRWATARDFADALNGVRHVTRSTGMLPSARSTAVSRASRSREIVAWSLFAAAAAALALASARAPRAEPPPVPAEFEVVLPDSLDLPTGGAASSIALSPDGRTLVFMAAKPHSVPMLYARRLGDRVVQELRGTEDARSPVFSPDGAEVLFSLPRTDAGSGVIKRIDIAGGQVRTVSDSGPRNGQVSWRNRDEIIMVASGGRTLLRVNPQSGNRTVLATADTARGVLLGFPDVLPGGNAALITIFKRRNYLDSTFIGVVSIPGGKITELGVRGLFPRYSMGRIVFATPGSGLYAVPFDARALRLTGEPVLVAEDVSGGTGGAYPVAVAGNGTLAFIQGRAVAGQVQPVIASRVGTPRSIGATPGVYSTPRVSPDGREVALSLGDGFTAGSQMRNPDIWRMDVATGKSIRVTMTRTSDRPIWSRDGKELFFQTFPGDSTEYVIDLSANARPRAFIHATGAILSGDVGPAGGYAVWALTGPISPDVWIAPIDSLDKARVFAAEPYAESNPRISTDGRFVAYRSSRTGQPEIYIRRIVGANEEVKVSNEGGDDPVWSRDGRELFYRTPSPHPTMMAVQVTTSPKLAVSNERKLFALDGYSIPGGRASYDVFPNGDFLMLALAGETLKTRPPLVVRLNWASALEKASDDKKP from the coding sequence ATGCAAATGACCGACGCGTTCTCCACCGCCCTCGCCGACCGCTACGCAGTGGAGCGGCTCATCGGCGAAGGCGGGATGGCCAAGGTATACCTCGCGCGCGACCTTCGGCATCATCGCCGCGTCGCGCTCAAGGTGCTGCGCCCCGACCTGGGCGCCGTGGTCGGCGTCGACCGATTCCAGGCGGAAATCCAAGTCACCGCCAACCTCCAGCATCCCAACCTCCTGCCGCTGTTCGATTCCGGCGTCGCGGGGGAGATGCTGTTCTACGTCATGCCGTACGTCGAGGGCGAAAGCCTTCGCGCGCGGATCGAGCGCGAGAAACAACTCCCGGTCGACGAAGCCATCCGGATCTCGACCGCCATCGCCGGCGCGCTCGACTACGCGCATCGCCAAGGCGTCGTCCATCGCGACCTCAAACCCGAGAACATCCTGCTGCAGGAAGGCCAACCGCTCGTCGCTGACTTCGGCATCGCGCTGGCGATCTCCAACGCCGGTGGCTCGCGCATCACGCAGACAGGACTCTCGCTCGGCACACCCCAGTACATGAGCCCCGAGCAGGCCACCGGCGACCGCGCCATCGACGCGCGCACCGACATTTACTCGCTCGGCGCGCTCACGTATGAGATGCTGACCGGTGAGCCGCCGCACGTCGGTTCGACGTCGCAGGCGATCATCGCGCGCGTGTTGACCGAACGACCGCGCAGCATTCGCGCGACGCGGCCGAGTGTCCCCGAGCAGGTTGAAGCGTCGGTTGATTGCGCGTTGGAAAAGCTACCGGCGGACCGTTGGGCGACCGCGCGCGATTTCGCCGATGCGTTGAACGGCGTGCGACACGTCACGCGCAGCACCGGGATGTTGCCGAGCGCGCGGTCGACGGCCGTTTCTCGCGCGAGCCGTTCTCGTGAAATCGTCGCCTGGTCGCTCTTCGCAGCCGCTGCCGCCGCGCTAGCCCTGGCCTCAGCGCGCGCGCCTCGCGCGGAGCCACCGCCTGTTCCGGCGGAGTTCGAGGTCGTGCTGCCCGACAGCCTCGACCTCCCGACGGGCGGAGCGGCATCGTCGATCGCCTTATCGCCCGATGGACGAACGTTGGTGTTCATGGCTGCGAAACCCCACTCGGTTCCCATGCTCTACGCGCGGCGGCTCGGGGATCGCGTCGTGCAAGAGCTGCGCGGCACCGAGGATGCTCGTTCGCCCGTCTTTTCGCCTGACGGCGCCGAGGTTCTGTTCTCGCTGCCGCGCACCGACGCCGGAAGCGGGGTGATCAAGCGGATCGACATCGCCGGCGGCCAGGTGCGGACTGTTTCCGACTCCGGACCTCGTAATGGCCAAGTCTCGTGGAGAAATCGCGACGAGATCATCATGGTCGCGTCCGGCGGGCGCACACTGTTGCGCGTCAACCCGCAGAGCGGAAACCGAACCGTACTGGCAACCGCGGATACTGCGCGCGGAGTGCTGCTCGGATTTCCCGACGTCCTTCCCGGCGGCAACGCGGCGCTGATCACGATTTTCAAAAGGCGGAACTATCTCGATTCCACCTTCATCGGCGTCGTGTCCATTCCGGGCGGCAAGATCACTGAGCTCGGCGTGCGCGGCCTGTTTCCGCGCTATTCGATGGGACGAATCGTCTTTGCGACACCCGGCTCGGGCCTGTACGCCGTTCCGTTCGATGCGCGCGCGTTGCGCCTCACGGGAGAACCGGTCCTCGTGGCGGAAGACGTGAGCGGGGGCACAGGTGGCGCTTATCCGGTCGCCGTGGCCGGCAACGGGACGCTGGCCTTCATTCAAGGGCGCGCGGTTGCGGGACAAGTCCAGCCCGTCATAGCCAGTCGCGTCGGTACGCCGCGTTCGATCGGCGCAACCCCGGGCGTCTACTCCACACCACGTGTCTCTCCCGACGGCCGGGAAGTGGCTTTGTCCCTTGGCGATGGGTTCACGGCCGGAAGCCAAATGAGAAATCCGGACATTTGGCGGATGGATGTGGCGACCGGCAAATCGATTCGCGTCACCATGACACGAACGAGCGATCGGCCAATTTGGAGCCGCGACGGGAAGGAGTTGTTCTTCCAGACGTTCCCGGGCGATTCCACCGAATACGTCATTGACCTTTCAGCGAATGCGCGCCCAAGAGCGTTCATTCATGCAACCGGAGCGATATTGTCCGGCGACGTTGGTCCCGCCGGCGGGTACGCGGTGTGGGCCCTCACTGGGCCGATCAGTCCCGACGTATGGATCGCCCCGATCGATTCGCTCGACAAGGCGCGCGTGTTCGCCGCCGAGCCCTACGCCGAGTCAAATCCGCGAATCTCGACGGATGGCCGCTTCGTCGCGTATCGGTCGTCGCGCACAGGACAGCCCGAGATCTACATCCGCAGGATCGTCGGAGCGAACGAAGAGGTGAAGGTGTCGAACGAAGGTGGCGACGATCCGGTGTGGTCGCGCGATGGGCGCGAGCTGTTCTATCGAACTCCGAGTCCACACCCGACCATGATGGCGGTCCAGGTCACGACCTCGCCGAAGCTCGCTGTCTCGAACGAGCGAAAGCTGTTCGCGCTCGACGGCTACTCGATACCCGGAGGGCGAGCGTCGTACGACGTCTTTCCGAATGGCGACTTCTTGATGCTCGCGCTCGCGGGCGAGACCCTGAAGACGCGCCCGCCGTTGGTCGTCCGGCTCAATTGGGCGTCGGCTCTCGAGAAAGCCAGCGACGACAAAAAGCCCTGA